The proteins below come from a single Streptococcus hyointestinalis genomic window:
- the yajC gene encoding preprotein translocase subunit YajC — translation MPAIIMIVLMVAMIWFMQRSQKKQAQQRQEQLNAIQSGDEVVTIGGLYGKIDEVDRDAQKMVLDIEGVYLTFEIAAIKRVVSKNETASEEATSTPAIETTDSAVSSDDDKTDEAVDTKD, via the coding sequence ATGCCAGCAATAATTATGATTGTGCTGATGGTGGCTATGATTTGGTTCATGCAACGTAGCCAGAAAAAGCAAGCACAACAACGTCAAGAACAATTAAACGCTATCCAATCAGGTGATGAAGTTGTCACTATCGGTGGGCTTTATGGTAAAATTGACGAAGTTGATCGTGACGCTCAAAAGATGGTTCTTGACATCGAAGGGGTTTACCTTACTTTTGAGATTGCAGCGATTAAGCGTGTCGTTTCAAAAAATGAAACAGCAAGTGAAGAAGCAACAAGCACACCTGCTATCGAGACAACGGACTCTGCTGTGTCAAGTGATGATGACAAGACAGACGAAGCTGTAGACACGAAAGACTAA
- the galE gene encoding UDP-glucose 4-epimerase GalE, which produces MAILVLGGAGYIGSHMVDRLIEKGDEEVVVVDNLVTGHRQAVHKKARFYEGDIADKDFMRKVFSENPEIDAIIHFAAFSLVAESVAEPLKYFDNNTAGMISLLEVMREFDVKKIVFSSTAATYGIPEEVPILETTPQNPINPYGESKLMMETIMKWTDQAYGIKFVALRYFNVAGAKPDGSIGEDHGPETHLLPIVLQVAQGKRDKLMIFGDDYQTPDGTNVRDYVHPFDLADAHLLAVDYLRSGKPSTAFNLGSSTGFSNLQIVEAARRVTGAAIPMEIAERRPGDPDTLVASSQKAREVLGWKPVFDDIDKIIETAWAWHSSHPNGYED; this is translated from the coding sequence ATGGCAATTTTAGTCTTAGGTGGTGCGGGCTACATCGGCTCACACATGGTGGATCGTTTGATTGAAAAGGGAGATGAAGAGGTGGTTGTCGTTGACAACCTCGTGACTGGTCACAGACAGGCTGTTCACAAAAAGGCACGTTTTTACGAGGGAGATATCGCTGATAAGGACTTTATGCGCAAGGTCTTTAGCGAAAATCCAGAGATTGATGCTATTATCCACTTTGCTGCTTTTTCACTTGTCGCTGAGTCTGTCGCTGAGCCACTCAAGTACTTTGACAATAACACAGCAGGTATGATTAGCCTGCTTGAGGTCATGCGTGAGTTTGACGTGAAAAAGATTGTCTTTTCATCAACTGCAGCGACTTATGGTATCCCAGAGGAGGTTCCAATCCTTGAGACAACTCCGCAAAACCCCATCAACCCTTACGGAGAGAGTAAGCTCATGATGGAAACCATCATGAAATGGACAGACCAAGCTTACGGTATCAAGTTTGTGGCGCTACGCTACTTTAACGTAGCAGGGGCTAAGCCAGACGGATCTATCGGTGAGGATCATGGACCAGAGACGCACTTACTTCCTATCGTTTTACAGGTGGCGCAAGGCAAGCGTGACAAGCTCATGATTTTTGGGGATGACTACCAGACACCTGACGGGACAAATGTCCGTGACTACGTCCACCCATTTGACCTTGCTGACGCTCATCTCCTTGCTGTCGACTATCTAAGATCTGGCAAGCCATCAACGGCTTTCAACCTTGGCTCATCGACTGGATTTTCAAATCTTCAAATCGTTGAGGCAGCTCGCCGTGTGACAGGAGCAGCCATTCCTATGGAAATCGCAGAGCGTCGCCCTGGAGACCCAGATACTCTCGTTGCTTCTTCTCAAAAAGCAAGAGAAGTTCTTGGTTGGAAACCTGTTTTTGACGACATTGACAAAATCATCGAAACTGCTTGGGCATGGCACTCTAGCCACCCAAATGGCTATGAGGACTGA
- a CDS encoding isoprenyl transferase, which yields MFTFKKKQTATTLEKIPNHIGIIMDGNGRWAKKRLQPRVFGHKAGMDALQDVTIAASDLGVKVLTVYAFSTENWSRPDDEVSFIMNLPVEFFDKYVPKLHENNVRVQVIGELARLPEATLDAMNRAIAKTKHNSGLVLNFALNYGGRSELVEATKQIAQAVQKGELDPAAINEDTIASHLMTSELPYLYRDPDLIIRTSGELRLSNFLPWQSAYSEFYFTKTLWPDFKRDGLYEAIKEYNQRQRRFGGV from the coding sequence ATGTTTACGTTTAAGAAAAAACAAACAGCGACGACGCTGGAAAAAATTCCCAACCATATCGGTATCATCATGGATGGTAACGGTCGTTGGGCTAAAAAACGCTTACAGCCACGTGTCTTTGGGCACAAAGCAGGTATGGATGCGCTGCAGGATGTCACTATCGCAGCGTCTGACCTCGGCGTCAAGGTACTCACAGTCTACGCCTTTTCAACGGAAAATTGGTCACGACCAGACGACGAGGTCTCCTTTATCATGAATCTCCCTGTCGAGTTTTTTGATAAATATGTGCCAAAGCTTCATGAAAACAATGTGCGTGTCCAAGTGATTGGTGAGCTTGCGCGTTTGCCTGAGGCAACGCTTGACGCTATGAACCGAGCTATTGCAAAGACCAAGCATAACTCTGGCTTGGTGCTTAACTTTGCCCTCAACTACGGTGGACGAAGTGAGCTGGTTGAGGCGACCAAGCAAATCGCTCAAGCAGTACAAAAGGGCGAGCTCGACCCAGCTGCTATCAATGAAGACACGATTGCTAGTCATCTCATGACTAGCGAGCTACCTTACCTCTACCGAGATCCCGATCTCATCATTCGTACAAGCGGTGAGTTGCGTCTTAGCAACTTCTTGCCTTGGCAGTCTGCTTACAGTGAATTTTACTTTACAAAGACCTTGTGGCCTGATTTCAAACGAGATGGGCTTTATGAGGCAATCAAAGAATACAACCAACGCCAACGACGATTTGGTGGTGTTTAA
- a CDS encoding thioredoxin domain-containing protein → MMTFDEAIKQMTEVRIADLEAALTKGEDVIAFIGRPTCPYCQLFAPKLAQVISETGARVSYLESDNVEDANAIAAFRNANTIPTVPALLVAKAGQVRVVCDSSLSLEAIKDFIGE, encoded by the coding sequence ATTATGACATTTGATGAAGCTATTAAACAGATGACAGAAGTGCGTATTGCTGACTTAGAAGCGGCGCTCACAAAAGGTGAGGACGTGATTGCCTTTATCGGGCGTCCAACTTGTCCTTACTGCCAACTCTTTGCTCCAAAGTTAGCTCAAGTTATCAGTGAAACAGGAGCTAGAGTCAGCTACCTAGAGAGTGACAACGTCGAGGACGCTAATGCTATTGCTGCCTTTCGTAACGCTAACACTATCCCAACAGTGCCCGCTCTTTTAGTGGCTAAAGCTGGTCAGGTGCGTGTGGTGTGCGACTCATCACTTAGCCTAGAAGCGATCAAAGATTTTATCGGTGAATAG
- the galT gene encoding UDP-glucose--hexose-1-phosphate uridylyltransferase, whose protein sequence is MKTVLQAFVDQVIANSRFDELDRIYLNNRIMSLVGEEGMTAEAKSSELIALKEQLVAIAYHNGKVGGSFAEQDCLGTSLMDFITPSPSQVNHDFWKTYESSPKQAIADFYQLSKRNDYIKTKAIAKNIAYSTKTAYGDLEITINLSKPEKDPKAIAKARELPQSDYPKCQLCMENEGYQGRINHPARANHRIIRFDLEGETWGFQYSPYAYFNEHAIFLCGKHTPMQISQVTFERLLAIVERFPDYFAGSNADLPIVGGSILTHEHYQGGRHTFPMEKAEIEHSFVVKGFDKVEAGVVKWPMTVIRLKSRQKEEIIALATKIFLAWQSYSDESVGVLARSHGESHHTVTPIARKKGDVFELDLVLRDNQTSEKYPDGIYHPHPDVQHIKKENIGLIEVMGLAILPPRLKEELEEVEKYLLDEPHQMADYHREWAKAIKEAHPDVTRDKVAELVHEAVGLVFARVLEDAGVYKRDTKGQKALLRFIDSLGLE, encoded by the coding sequence ATGAAAACTGTTTTACAAGCTTTTGTAGACCAAGTCATTGCAAATAGTCGTTTTGATGAGCTAGATCGTATCTATCTAAACAATCGTATCATGTCTCTAGTAGGTGAAGAGGGCATGACAGCAGAAGCAAAAAGTAGTGAGTTGATTGCCCTTAAAGAACAGCTAGTGGCTATTGCTTATCACAATGGTAAAGTAGGTGGCAGTTTTGCTGAGCAGGACTGCTTAGGGACTAGTCTCATGGACTTTATCACTCCTAGTCCTAGTCAAGTCAATCATGACTTTTGGAAGACCTATGAAAGCTCCCCAAAGCAAGCAATCGCTGACTTCTATCAACTCAGCAAGCGTAATGACTATATCAAAACAAAGGCAATTGCTAAAAATATTGCCTACAGCACAAAAACAGCCTATGGGGACTTAGAGATTACCATCAATCTCTCAAAACCTGAAAAAGATCCTAAGGCAATCGCTAAAGCAAGAGAACTCCCACAATCAGACTACCCTAAGTGCCAGCTCTGCATGGAAAACGAAGGCTATCAAGGAAGAATCAATCACCCAGCTAGAGCCAATCATCGCATTATTCGTTTTGACTTAGAGGGAGAGACTTGGGGCTTTCAGTATTCTCCTTACGCTTACTTTAATGAGCATGCGATTTTTCTCTGCGGCAAGCACACACCGATGCAGATTAGCCAAGTGACTTTTGAGCGCTTGCTGGCAATTGTTGAGCGTTTTCCTGATTATTTTGCAGGAAGCAATGCGGATTTGCCTATTGTCGGTGGCTCGATTTTGACACATGAGCATTATCAGGGCGGACGTCATACCTTTCCCATGGAAAAGGCAGAGATAGAGCATTCTTTTGTTGTGAAGGGATTTGACAAGGTAGAGGCGGGTGTAGTAAAATGGCCTATGACCGTTATTCGTCTCAAAAGTCGACAGAAAGAAGAAATCATCGCTTTAGCAACCAAGATTTTTTTAGCGTGGCAATCTTACTCAGATGAGAGCGTCGGCGTTTTAGCTAGGTCACACGGTGAATCTCATCACACAGTGACACCCATTGCTAGAAAAAAAGGAGATGTTTTTGAACTGGACTTGGTGCTACGTGATAACCAAACGTCAGAGAAATACCCAGACGGTATCTACCACCCACATCCAGATGTTCAGCACATCAAAAAGGAAAATATCGGACTGATTGAGGTCATGGGCTTAGCCATATTGCCGCCCCGTCTCAAAGAAGAGCTAGAAGAGGTGGAAAAGTATCTCTTAGATGAGCCACACCAGATGGCAGACTACCATAGAGAGTGGGCAAAAGCCATCAAAGAGGCCCACCCTGATGTGACAAGAGATAAGGTAGCAGAGCTTGTCCATGAAGCTGTTGGTTTGGTCTTTGCTCGTGTGCTTGAGGATGCAGGTGTCTATAAGCGTGATACTAAAGGGCAAAAAGCTTTGCTGCGTTTTATTGACAGCTTAGGCTTAGAATAA